The nucleotide sequence CGCGCTTCAGATCGTCGGCCTGGGAAGATAGCACCCGCGCCTGCTCCTGCAGCGTCCGTTGCGCAGCTTCCATTTCGTTGGCATAGGCCTGCAACTCGCCGGTGCGATCGCGAACCTTGGTTTCGATCAGGTGGTTCGTGTGCCGCAACCGCGCTTGTTGTAGCGCACTACCCCAAAGCGTGCGCAAACCGAAATGGATCCAGATCACGAGGAAGATGTCTTCGAACAGGATCCAGCCGCCATGCTCGATCGCGCGCCAGTTGCTGGCCGATGTGCTGCCGAAGACCGACTGGGGCCAGTAATAGCCGCGCGCCAGGTGATCGGCGATCGCCAGCGCCGTCGCCGTCGCCAGCACGCGCAGGTCCAAGTACCAGGTCAGGAAAGCCAATGACCCGAAGATATGAAAATGCGTCTCGATACGTCCGGTCGTCAGGTGGATCAACAGCGCCGACCAGGAAATCTGCGACACGGCCACGACTTGCCGGGTTAACTCGCTGCCGGGCTGTTTCCACATCAGGCCAAGAGGAAAAAACGTGAACAGTAATCCAAGCAGCGATGCCGCCCACACGTGTGGGTGAATTCGGCTGTCGACGCCGGCCCAGGTGTACGGCGAGATCCATACTGCCGTGGCCACGGCCGCGATCCATTGCAAGGTGAGCAGGACAGCAAACACGCGGTCGGTGCGCTTCCGGATCGAAAACAGCTCATCGGCAAGGATTCTCTTCGCGCGCTCCGTGATGAGCGCCCGATCTTCCAAGCATACGGATTCCTGAAGCATTACCGATCACTCCCCGTGCGGCTGACAATTGGAGGGTCGCACCTGGCGCGTTGCCCGAGATCGCCCATGGACAAATTGGCGAGCAAGCGATGCGACGCCAAAAGTGTGGCGCCGGCGGCACTTTCTGCGGCCTTGGAGATATACGTCACCGGCGGAGTGCGACATGCCACAGGTATGACGCCGCCTTAGACATCGAAGCGATTAATCAGGTCGTAACGGACCTGCGGCGGCGTCGCCGTGCCAAACGTCCCTCGGAATGGTGGTCTGGCAGCGAGAGGCGAAGGCCCGCCGTCACGCGTGCCCCACCAGGTGGATCGCCGGCGCTTTGATCAGCGCGACGACGCGATCGCCGACTTGCAGATTCAGTTCGTCGCAGGCCGGCCGGGTGATGAGCGCGGTCAACGAGAAACCGCAATCCAATCCCACGCGCACCATCGGCCCCTCGGCGATCCGGCTAGTGACGCGCGCCGGCAATCGATTGCGGGCGCTAGTGCCGGCGGCCGCCTCCTTCTGCACGAGCACGTCCTCGCCGCGCAGGCAGACGAAGACGTTGCGCCCCATGCCTGCAGTTGCCAATGCCGTCAATGTCACGTCGGCAACTTTGACTGTGACGAGGCCGGCGTCTTCGCTCTCGATCGTGCCCGGCACCACGGTCTCGATACCCACGACCCGGGCGATCGCACGATCGGCCGGGCGACTGAATACTTCGTGCACGGGGCCCGTTTGGCGCACTTGCCCTTCGGTAATCACCACGACCGTGTCGGCGAGCGCCAAAGCTTCGACCCGATCGTGCGTGACCATGATCGTGGGCCGGGCAAGCTCCAAGAGCAGACGCCGCAACTCGCCCCGCAGTTGCTCGCGCACGGGGGCATCGAGCGCCGAAAGCGGTTCGTCCAAAAGCAAGAGCCTGGGCCGACAGGCGAGCGCGCGCGCCAACGCCACGCGCTGCTGCTGGCCGCCGGACAGTTGCGCCGGATAGCGGGCGGCTAGTTCAGCGATTTGCAGCCGCGCCAGAATCGCATCCACGTGCGCTTCAGTGTCGGCGTCGGTGCGACGATCGAGTCCGTAGGCGACATTTTGGCCCACGGTCAAATGCGGAAAGAGTGCGTAATGTTGAAAAAGAAATCCAAC is from Pirellulales bacterium and encodes:
- the modC gene encoding molybdenum ABC transporter ATP-binding protein, yielding MNPLLVADFEKRFAAGPAIHGRLQIPAAGAGITVLFGPSGCGKTTILRALAGLERPDAGRIEFAGELWFDAATGVSLSPQRRGVGFLFQHYALFPHLTVGQNVAYGLDRRTDADTEAHVDAILARLQIAELAARYPAQLSGGQQQRVALARALACRPRLLLLDEPLSALDAPVREQLRGELRRLLLELARPTIMVTHDRVEALALADTVVVITEGQVRQTGPVHEVFSRPADRAIARVVGIETVVPGTIESEDAGLVTVKVADVTLTALATAGMGRNVFVCLRGEDVLVQKEAAAGTSARNRLPARVTSRIAEGPMVRVGLDCGFSLTALITRPACDELNLQVGDRVVALIKAPAIHLVGHA